Below is a genomic region from Apostichopus japonicus isolate 1M-3 chromosome 7, ASM3797524v1, whole genome shotgun sequence.
TAATGTTAAAGTATTTCGGCAAGGCGAGTGGTATTTAGCAGGTTCATTGAACCAACTTTCAATGCCAATAATGAAGTACAATAAAGAAGTACAATTCTACCTTTACATAGAAATTCATCTTAGTGTTTATGATCCCAATATATAAGTGATACAGTATTTGGTAAATTTGATCTTATTTAGTGATTGCGGTATATCGCGGCAGACAAATCGAGCTTTAAAACAATACCCCATGGGTCTGCTAGGTTTTGTGCACCGATTGCACATTCAGTGTACCTTGCAGTGTCAAAGTGCAACAAGGCTACTGTTGTAAGTTCTTTCCGATATAGCTGCACATTCGGTGCATTGGCATACGACAACGTATTTGTACCTTGTGAATTGTACAGGCCGTCATTCCTCAGTAAAATATGATAAGCCACAGTGTTGTGAACATTAATATCTATCACAGTTTACCCATTGACCTTCGTACCATGATTATTTGTGTAGGctatatgcatatatatcaaGTCTAGAACTAACTGTGCACTAATTCTCTTGGTGTAAACTGTAAGAAATGCTGTACAGTGAGCTCAACGTTATACATTGTAAGTAACATCCATACGTGTATTTTGGTACGTTTGAATATTATTTACTGCTTCAGGGAGTAATTGATCTAAACGAAGGTAAGCTATATTTTAAAAATACTGTTTCTGTTAAGGTTATGATGCGTATAACTTATAGTTAAATGTTTTTATAGCAAAATAATGAACAGTATAATGATCTATAGACGTACAAAGTGTACACAATTAACACTGTTTACGGTTGATCAGCAGGCTTCGTTTGTACACACTGAATTTGTGGTAACATAGACCTATGTATATTGCAGCACGAAACAGTAAATATACAGTGTAATTCTGGTGGAAGACGATGTTATACTTGTATATCATGAGCTCTAGCCATCAAACGATCCTCTATTAGGTCTATTATTGTCCTCTTGAAGGTGCTGATAAACTTAATTTAGGTCAACTGGGACAAAAATTTAACCTCGATGTCAATATACCTGAACGTTTACTCAAGGAAATGGTTTCTTTACCATGATTATATAGCACAACATCGAACATCGTGTAcgattttaaatttaaatttaattttataagGAAGTCTGGAAGGCATTTATCTTTTCAGAAAAAATAACACAAGTTAAATCAAATTGCGACATATGAAGCCCGATAGTTAATCATGACGTCAACTTATCTTTTGGGAGCATTTGTCATTGCAACTGCTTTACAGACTAGCTATTCAGGTaagtatttatttgttttgttttgctttattttacaTCTTAACTGCTTCTTCTAATCACAATTTAACCGAATCTATGACATATAAGTATTGCATAGAATGAAGGATGTAACCGTAAGACAGTAAAATATCATCTTACTCAAGATTGTTAATCTTTATATGATACTTTGgttttaaaatataatgatGATGCTTATTAAGAATGATATTAAAATTTCTATAAATGGTCTTTTTAACAAAGCGTCGTCACTTAGATGTCCAGAAGAACTGTTTGTTGAAGAAGGGAGCATCCAAGTTGTCAACTGTTCACTCACCACGTCTTCACTTACAGAAATATACTGGTACGTTGGAACCAGTACGAGCTCATTTCCCATCGCGCAATTGGTATCTGGTATCAAATACGTTTGGTCAGTGCAACATTACGATGTCAGCGACGATGGTTCACTTATCATCAAAAGCGTTGGTCGAAATCAGACAGGACCATACACCATCTTACACTTTTTTGAAGATAACGAGACTGAACGAGACACTGTGTTTATAACTCTTATAGGTAATGATCATGTTATACAAGTAAATAAGCAATACAAATCAAGTGATAAGATAAGAATAAGATCTAGAAAACTGTTTGAATCAATGATAGTACATATTACCTACCTGTTAAAAATCATTTATCGAATAATCCTTCGAAAGTTACTGTTTTCTCATTACCtcttgttttaaatgattcaaTTATATAATTTTCACCTACAGTGACAATTCCTTTACTAACATGAGTCTAGGTAATTGTTCCTCTGGCTCTGTAAATACTCTTCTTTCTAAAATTGAGCGAGCAGGTAGGATAATGAACCTTGAACGTCACAAGATGCTTGTTTAatctttatttttcaatattttgtattcCTTTAAAAGATTCTTGTCCAGTGATAGACCAGTGTACCTCATGTGAAGATTGCGTAGTACAAACGTCTGAAGATCTAATACTTCTCACGTGCACTATCACTAGTCCAACCACAGAGAAAATATTACCAATCTGGACTCATAGCAATGGAAGTATAATTCAAGGTCGAATACACGAAGAACGCCTGTCGGATAACTCGTGGAACGTCAGTGTCAGTTTGGACATTCAAAGCTTGAACTGTGGATTGGCAGTTTTGCTTTGCTCCAGTTCTCTAGGAGGACATGAAAATGCAGTAAGGGTTGCTAGAGCAAACGTAACGTTTGGTGAgtgttttttgtgtttgttagCAGTTAGGTTATTATGTATACCATTACTCTGACCCATGTTATATTTTGTGTTGTTATATCATGTTATGTTATGACCGAAACTGATATTCATACTATCAGTCAAGTCAAAAACAGGGAGTGTCAACTTTTCAAAAGATACATTCCAAATCATGAAATTAATGGTTGAGCATTTTCAAAGTCCAATTGGCAGTTAGATATCTATTAAAATTCACGGATGAGACCGAATTTACTTTATTACCTACACATACGACACAACTAACTTAAATACTTTATCAAACGATCATATCGGGTCTTACCTATAGTTAATGCTGTCGTACGTAATGTGAACCTTttttgaaatttaacttttagATTGAATATAATTTGTGCATGAAACATTAGCTCAAAGCACCGTATTGCGTTCGTAACGTACATACATGAGCAGAAAGTTTAATCGGATGTATAAAGCATGAATATGTCATAAAGCATTCTGAATTAAGTTGTGTTAAGATTTCAGGTGTTTTGCAGTTTCATTAATTGGATGTGTAAACGGTGTCATAAAAGTGTGCATATTTTTTTGCCCAAGTTGGgacagctaaaaaaaaataataaaaataatgccctaattgttacaaattttcATTCAGTTTTGTATATCTATTTGGTTTTCTGTCATTGTCATTTACTTTATATTTACTTATGAACTTATGGGcaaatttcttaatttaatattaacagtGTCATGTGATGACTTGGATATACCTAATGATGGAAATGCACCGATTCTCATTGTGGTGTGCGTCATTGCAATCGTGATAATTGTTACTACGACTTTTCTTATTGCACTGTATTGCGGTAAGTGACATTCAAGTACCATTCTATcgaaaaagggaaagaaaaatcACGATGCT
It encodes:
- the LOC139969452 gene encoding uncharacterized protein, which translates into the protein MTSTYLLGAFVIATALQTSYSASSLRCPEELFVEEGSIQVVNCSLTTSSLTEIYWYVGTSTSSFPIAQLVSGIKYVWSVQHYDVSDDGSLIIKSVGRNQTGPYTILHFFEDNETERDTVFITLIDSCPVIDQCTSCEDCVVQTSEDLILLTCTITSPTTEKILPIWTHSNGSIIQGRIHEERLSDNSWNVSVSLDIQSLNCGLAVLLCSSSLGGHENAVRVARANVTFVSCDDLDIPNDGNAPILIVVCVIAIVIIVTTTFLIALYCGRGCKRNTKNQDGNEDGNNGGCEDEDLKEIDPLIDGFLKTQLQIETPNGERKEMSAASVFDSDEWKNTKRILFVGDFLAGETSIFKRATFMCSQWNIDETLFVVDIKGNFEADIAEKIQNQLPSNSKYTLDRIIDLLCSGKCLVIFDGGGKPLELPKPPDSGQDIIKDKLTTFDILCKSENPSLRVWITSIPSVPTNHFIDYKKIYLPTVNENDSQSSTLKVQ